One window of Lemur catta isolate mLemCat1 chromosome 3, mLemCat1.pri, whole genome shotgun sequence genomic DNA carries:
- the LOC123635267 gene encoding dihydrofolate reductase has product MVRTLNCIVAVSQNMGIGKNGDLPWPPLRNEFKYFQKMTTTSSVEGKQNLVIMGRKTWFSIPEKNRPLKDRINVVLSRELKEPPQGAHFVAKSLDDALKLTEQPQLANKVDMVWIVGGSSVYKEAMNQPGHLKLFVTRIMQDFESDTFFPEIDLKKYKLLSEYPGVLSDVQEEKGIKYKFEVYEKND; this is encoded by the coding sequence ATGGTTCGTACGCTAAACTGCATCGTCGCTGTGTCCCAGAACATGGGCATTGGCAAGAACGGGGACCTGCCCTGGCCCCCACTCAGGAATGAATTCAAGTATTTCCAAAAAATGACCACAACCTCTTCAGTTGAAGGTAAACAGAATCTGGTGATTATGGGTAGGAAAACCTGGTTCTCCATTCCTGAGAAGAATCGACCTTTAAAGGACAGAATTAATGTAGTTCTTAGTAGAGAACTCAAGGAACCTCCACAAGGAGCTCATTTTGTTGCTAAAAGTCTGGATGATGCCTTAAAACTTACTGAGCAACCACAGTTAGCAAATAAAGTAGACATGGTTTGGATAGTGGGAGGCAGTTCTGTTTATAAGGAAGCCATGAATCAACCAGGCCATCTTAAACTGTTTGTGACAAGAATCATGCAGGACTTTGAAAGCGACACATTTTTTCCAGAAATTGATTTGAAGAAATATAAACTTCTCTCAGAATACCCAGGTGTTCTTTCTGATGTCCAGGAAGAGAAAGGCATTAAGT